AATTTCTCTCACAATCGGATGTTCATCTAAAATAGCATTTAAAACCTTTTCATCAGTAGAATATCCTGTTTTGCTTTTTTTACCACTTGGTAGCTTTAGTTTTTCAAATAAAATATCCCCTACTTGTTTTGGAGAATTAATATTAAATTTTTCACCTGCTAAATCATATATTTTTTCACTAAGTATTTTTATATCTTGATTAAAACTTTGCATTAGGCTTTCAAGCTTTTGAGTATCAAGTTTAATGCCATTATTTTCCATCATAATAAGCACTTTGATAAATTCAAACTCACTTTTTTGCGCAAGCTCAAACAAAGGCTTTTCTAAATTTTTTAAAAAATACAAATAAAATCTTAAAGCAACATAAGCATCCTCGGCTGCATATTTACAAGCTTTTTCTATATCCACCCCTGCAAAGCTTTCTCCTTTTTTTACCAAGTCTTCAAAATGCAAAGTCTCATAATCAAACAATCTTTTTGCTAAATCATCCATATTTACACGCAAACTTGGCTCTTTAAGCCATGCAAGTATCATAGTATCAGCATAGTTTTTTGGAGGAAGTAAATTAAAATTGTTTTTTATAATCTCAAAATCATATTTAAGATTATGACCTATAACCATGCTTTGATAGATTTTTTCTATACCCTTTTTAGCTACTTGCATAGAAATTTGCTTACAAACACCTAAATAATCATGTGCAAGTGGCACATAAAAAGCTTCACTTTCATGAAAACAAAAACTAAACCCTACTATCTTTGCTTCTTTAGTATCTAAGCCCGTAGTTTCAGTGTCAAAAGCAACAATGCTTTGATCATCAATTTTTTCTAAAATTTCAAATAATTCTTTCTCATCTAAAATTAATCTTGCATTAAATCCTAAATTTTTATCTTTATTAGTAGGATTAGTACGTAGTTTTTTTAATAAAGCATTTAATTCATAATGCTCCAAAATATCCATAATCTTAAGCAAGGGCTCATCTTTTGGATACTTACAATTTAAAAGCATATCTTTTACATCTAAATTTTCATACAAAGAAGCAAGTTTTTTGCTTAAAAAGGCATTTTCTTTGCCCTCAAGCAATAAATTACGACTTCTTTCATTACGCACTAGTGTTAAGTTTTCATAGATTCCCTCAATGCTTTCAAACTCATCAAGTAAATTCTTAGCTCCCTTAGCACCAATTCCTTTTACCCCTGGGATATTATCTGAGCTATCTCCACATAGAGCTAAAAAATCTCTTATTTGGCTAGGTTTTACCCCATATTTTTCTAAACACCCTGCTTCATTATAATCATTTTTTGAAATAGGACTATAAATACTAACTTTATCATCTTTTATAAGTTGATACAAATCTTTATCTTGAGTAATAATTCTTATAAAAATATCCTTATTTTCACACTCTTTAACCAAAGATGCGATGATATCATCAGCCTCATATCCTTCGCAAGAAAAACTTGAAAAACCCATTTTTTCTATCATTTGAATGCAAATTGGAATTTGAGCTAATAAATCAGGTGGAGGTGGAGTGCGGTTGATTTTATAATTTGGATCAATTTCACTTCTAAAAGTTTTTCCTTTACTATCAAGAGCAAAAATAATCATATCACTAGGATGATCATTTTTCAAACTATAAATAAAATTAGCAAAACCGCTAATCATATTACTAGCTTCGCCTTTTGAATTTTTCAAACCCTTTAAAGCATAAAAAAGTCTAAAGAAAAAGCCAAAAGTATCAATTATCGTTAAAGTTTTCATTTTTTTCCTATATATAAAAAATAACAATAATTATCGCCCAAAATTATTTAAAAGTCGGTAAAAAGTATTAAATTTCCATTTTAAGCATTTTAGATAAAATTATCATTTTGAAATTTCAAATAAAGGTTTAATCTTGCAAACAAAATCAATCGCGGATGAAAATTTTCAAACTCCACAAGGAAAAAAGGCCTTTAAAAAGGCTGTGTTTTCGTGTTGGCTAGGAACTGCTATGGAATATGCAGATTTTGCACTTTATGGCTTAGCTGCAGCTACTGTTTTTTCAGAAGTTTTCTTTCCTGAGCAAACTCCTGTTATAGCATTATTGCTTAGTTTTGTTACTTATGGTATAGGTTTTATTGCTAGACCTATTGGAGCTTTATTTTTTGGATATTTAGGAGATAAATACGGAAGAAAAAATGTATTGATGAGCACCATTGCATTAATGGGTATTTCAACTACTTTAATTGGTTTTATACCAAGTTATGCAGTAATTGGAATTTGGGCTCCTATATGTTTGGTTATTTTGCGTTTTATGCAAGGCTTTGGCGCAGGTGCTGAGCTTTCAGGTGGGACTGTCATGCTTGGAGAATACGCTCCTAGCAAACATAGAGGTTTAATCTCTTCCATCATCGCTCTTGGATCAAATAGCGGAACCTTGCTTGCAGCTTTTGTGTGGCTTTTAGTTACAAGCATGGATGATTCTAGTTTTAAAGAATGGGGATGGAGAATTCCTTTTATAGGAAGTATTTTTATAGCACTTTTTGCTGTTTATATGCGTTTAAATGTAAAAGAAACTCCTGTTTTTGAAAAACAAAAAGAATTAATGCTAAAAATTCGTCATGAAAATGAAGTACATATGAAAAAAGATGAAAGAACTTTTTGGCAAAAAAGTCGTGCATTTTGGACTATGGTGGGTATAAGAATAGGAGAAAATGGGCCATCTTATCTCGCACAAGGCTTTATAGTAGGCTATGTAACTAAAATTTTACTTCTTGATAAATCAGTAGCCACAACTGCTGTTGTTATCGCTTCTTTGGTGGGATTTTTAGTTATACCTTTAGCAGGATATTTAAGTGATAAATTTGGAAGACGTATTACTTATAGAACCTTTTGCTTACTTTTAATGCTTTATGCCTTCCCTGCTTTTATGCTACTTGATAGTAAAAATGAAATTATTGTAATTTTAACTATCATCGTAGGTATGTCTTTGGCATCTTTAGGGATTTTTGGTGTGCAAGCTGCGTGGGGTGTAGAACTTTTTGGAGCAAAAAATCGCTATACCAAAATGGCGCTAGCAAAAGAATTTGGCTCTATACTTTCAGGGGGTACTGCTCCTATGATAGCTTCAGCTTTGCTTGCTTATTATGGCACTTGGTGGCCAATAGCCTTGTATTTTGTTATCACCGCAGGAATTGGTTTTATCACAACCTTCTTTGCGCCAGAAACTAGAGGTAGGGATTTAAATTTAATAGAAGATGCGATATGATACGCCTTATTTTAGATACTGATATAGGTAATGGCGTAGCAGGGGCTAATACCGATGATGGTTTAGCTCTTGGACTTATTTTAGCCTCCAAAGAAATCAAACTTGAGATGATTAGCACTTTAAGTGGTAATGTGCAAGCTTTAACCGCTTATAGTGTTGCTAAAGATTTATTAAATAAGCTTAATCTAGACATACCTTTGTATTTAGGTGCTCATGAAGCTTTATATGAAGATAGTCGTTTTTGGAGACAAAGACTAGATAAAAGCGTAGAAGAGTTTAAGCTTACTCATCTTTGGGATCATATAA
The Campylobacter sp. CNRCH_2014_0184h DNA segment above includes these coding regions:
- the polA gene encoding DNA polymerase I is translated as MKTLTIIDTFGFFFRLFYALKGLKNSKGEASNMISGFANFIYSLKNDHPSDMIIFALDSKGKTFRSEIDPNYKINRTPPPPDLLAQIPICIQMIEKMGFSSFSCEGYEADDIIASLVKECENKDIFIRIITQDKDLYQLIKDDKVSIYSPISKNDYNEAGCLEKYGVKPSQIRDFLALCGDSSDNIPGVKGIGAKGAKNLLDEFESIEGIYENLTLVRNERSRNLLLEGKENAFLSKKLASLYENLDVKDMLLNCKYPKDEPLLKIMDILEHYELNALLKKLRTNPTNKDKNLGFNARLILDEKELFEILEKIDDQSIVAFDTETTGLDTKEAKIVGFSFCFHESEAFYVPLAHDYLGVCKQISMQVAKKGIEKIYQSMVIGHNLKYDFEIIKNNFNLLPPKNYADTMILAWLKEPSLRVNMDDLAKRLFDYETLHFEDLVKKGESFAGVDIEKACKYAAEDAYVALRFYLYFLKNLEKPLFELAQKSEFEFIKVLIMMENNGIKLDTQKLESLMQSFNQDIKILSEKIYDLAGEKFNINSPKQVGDILFEKLKLPSGKKSKTGYSTDEKVLNAILDEHPIVREILAYRELAKLVSTYCEPLLKLAKKDENSRIYSSFLQTGTATGRLSSKDPNLQNIPAHGQYAKDYKSCFVAKEGFSFISLDYSQIELRMLAHFSEDEKLLEAFSNNEDIHAKTAIMIFNRSDYETRSIAKSINFGLIYGMGYKTLSQNLKIEAKLAKEYIEKYFENFTSIKTYFEKVKNEAKQNGFIKTLLGRKRYFDFENAKPMHVAMYERESINSTLQGSAADIIKLAMIEIAKDLDENKRLILQIHDELIFEVKDELCEEFAKNASDIMENIVKLKVKLKTSSSIAKNWGALK
- a CDS encoding MFS transporter yields the protein MLQTKSIADENFQTPQGKKAFKKAVFSCWLGTAMEYADFALYGLAAATVFSEVFFPEQTPVIALLLSFVTYGIGFIARPIGALFFGYLGDKYGRKNVLMSTIALMGISTTLIGFIPSYAVIGIWAPICLVILRFMQGFGAGAELSGGTVMLGEYAPSKHRGLISSIIALGSNSGTLLAAFVWLLVTSMDDSSFKEWGWRIPFIGSIFIALFAVYMRLNVKETPVFEKQKELMLKIRHENEVHMKKDERTFWQKSRAFWTMVGIRIGENGPSYLAQGFIVGYVTKILLLDKSVATTAVVIASLVGFLVIPLAGYLSDKFGRRITYRTFCLLLMLYAFPAFMLLDSKNEIIVILTIIVGMSLASLGIFGVQAAWGVELFGAKNRYTKMALAKEFGSILSGGTAPMIASALLAYYGTWWPIALYFVITAGIGFITTFFAPETRGRDLNLIEDAI